A stretch of the Pseudomonas sp. ACM7 genome encodes the following:
- a CDS encoding PP0621 family protein — protein sequence MLRLLFWIALIAAAIWFWRKFKGQASVPKSPAELEAAPMVRCAHCGVHLPRDRALSLQQQWYCSQAHLEQGPGSSDR from the coding sequence ATGCTTCGTTTACTGTTCTGGATCGCCCTGATTGCCGCAGCGATATGGTTCTGGCGCAAGTTCAAGGGCCAGGCTTCCGTGCCCAAGTCCCCTGCCGAGCTGGAAGCGGCGCCCATGGTCCGCTGCGCCCATTGCGGCGTACACCTGCCACGCGACCGCGCGCTGAGCCTTCAACAACAGTGGTATTGCAGCCAGGCTCATCTTGAGCAAGGCCCGGGCTCCAGTGATCGCTGA
- a CDS encoding type IV pilin protein translates to MRRSNRGFTLIEIMIVIAIIGIVITIGYPSLTEYVKKGRRTEVAGLLSEQAQILERFYSKSNVYTGVAGLSAGNDFYTITQTLTDQTFLLTAVRKAGKAMETDKCGDFTITNTGVRSMVNATAGLVAKDCWGR, encoded by the coding sequence ATGCGCAGATCCAACCGAGGTTTTACCCTGATCGAAATCATGATCGTGATTGCGATCATCGGGATCGTCATCACCATTGGCTACCCGAGCCTCACCGAGTACGTAAAAAAAGGCCGTCGAACGGAGGTGGCCGGGCTGCTCTCCGAGCAGGCACAGATCCTCGAGCGTTTCTATTCGAAGAGCAATGTCTACACCGGCGTTGCAGGCCTGAGTGCTGGCAATGACTTTTACACCATTACCCAGACCCTGACTGATCAGACCTTCCTGCTGACGGCAGTTCGCAAGGCTGGCAAAGCCATGGAAACTGACAAGTGCGGTGATTTCACCATCACCAACACTGGCGTCAGAAGCATGGTCAACGCCACGGCCGGGTTGGTTGCCAAAGATTGCTGGGGTCGCTGA
- the pgeF gene encoding peptidoglycan editing factor PgeF, giving the protein MSDWLIPDWPAPTGVKACVTTRAGGVSLAPFDSLNLGDHVDDSPEAVAENRRRLTDHFSIQPAWLKQVHGIAVAHADPSQVATADASWTATPGIACTAMTADCLPALFCDRAGTRVAAAHAGWRGLAAGVLEATLDTLAVPPEEVLVWLGPAIGPQTFEVGPEVRETFVEQLPEAAKAFVPSQNAGKFMADIYELARLRLAARGVTAVYGGGFCTVTDPRFFSYRRSPRTGRFASLIWLER; this is encoded by the coding sequence ATGAGTGACTGGCTGATTCCCGACTGGCCTGCGCCTACCGGGGTGAAAGCCTGCGTTACCACCCGTGCGGGCGGCGTCAGTCTGGCGCCGTTCGACAGCCTCAACCTCGGCGATCACGTCGATGACAGCCCCGAAGCTGTTGCCGAAAACCGCCGTCGCCTCACCGATCATTTCTCTATTCAACCGGCCTGGTTAAAGCAGGTTCACGGCATTGCCGTGGCCCACGCAGACCCAAGCCAGGTGGCCACGGCCGATGCCAGCTGGACGGCAACGCCCGGTATTGCCTGTACGGCGATGACCGCGGATTGCCTGCCTGCATTGTTTTGCGACCGTGCAGGTACTCGCGTCGCGGCGGCCCATGCCGGTTGGCGCGGGTTGGCGGCGGGTGTGCTGGAAGCGACTCTAGACACGCTGGCCGTGCCACCAGAAGAAGTGCTGGTCTGGCTCGGCCCGGCCATAGGCCCGCAAACCTTTGAAGTCGGCCCTGAAGTGCGCGAAACTTTCGTCGAGCAATTGCCCGAAGCCGCCAAAGCCTTCGTACCGAGTCAAAATGCTGGCAAATTCATGGCTGACATTTACGAGCTGGCGCGCTTACGTCTGGCGGCTCGCGGTGTCACCGCTGTTTATGGTGGCGGTTTCTGTACCGTGACCGATCCACGCTTCTTTTCTTACCGCCGCAGTCCACGCACCGGTCGGTTTGCCTCCCTCATTTGGCTCGAACGCTAA
- the thiO gene encoding glycine oxidase ThiO: MTRQQQVVIVGGGVIGLLTAFNLASEVQSVVLLDRSNVGQESSWAGGGIVSPLYPWRYSPAVTALAHWSQDFYPQLGERLFAATGVDPEVHTTGLYWLDLDDEAEALAWAERENRPLRAVDISAAHDAVPVLGSGFSRAVYMADVANVRNPRLVKSLKAALLALPNVTIHEQCEVSGFIREGATVVGVQTSAGAIHGDQVVLTAGAWSGDLLKSLGLNLPVEPVKGQMILYKCAADFLPSMVLAKGRYAIPRRDGHILIGSTLEHQGFDKTPTESALESLKASAVELIPALADAEVVGHWAGLRPGSPEGIPYIGRVPGFEGLWLNCGHYRNGLVLAPASCQLFADVMLGREPIIDPAPYAPAGRI, translated from the coding sequence ATGACCAGGCAACAGCAAGTGGTGATTGTCGGCGGCGGGGTAATTGGCCTGCTGACAGCGTTCAATCTCGCGTCCGAAGTGCAAAGCGTTGTGCTGCTGGATCGTTCGAACGTCGGTCAGGAGTCGTCCTGGGCCGGCGGCGGCATCGTTTCGCCGCTCTACCCGTGGCGCTACAGCCCGGCAGTCACCGCGTTGGCGCATTGGTCCCAGGATTTTTATCCACAGCTGGGTGAGCGACTGTTTGCCGCCACCGGTGTCGATCCCGAGGTGCATACCACCGGGCTGTACTGGCTGGACCTGGATGACGAGGCCGAGGCGCTGGCCTGGGCCGAGCGGGAAAACCGTCCGTTGCGGGCTGTGGATATCTCGGCGGCTCACGACGCGGTGCCGGTGTTGGGGAGCGGTTTTTCCCGGGCGGTCTACATGGCCGATGTGGCCAATGTGCGTAATCCGCGGCTGGTGAAGTCCCTCAAGGCTGCGTTGCTGGCGCTGCCGAACGTGACGATTCATGAGCAGTGTGAAGTCAGCGGGTTTATCCGAGAAGGCGCTACGGTGGTCGGGGTGCAGACCTCGGCGGGAGCGATTCATGGCGATCAGGTGGTTTTGACCGCGGGTGCCTGGAGCGGTGATTTACTCAAAAGCCTGGGCCTGAACCTGCCGGTCGAACCGGTGAAAGGGCAGATGATTCTCTACAAATGCGCAGCGGATTTCCTGCCGAGCATGGTTCTGGCCAAGGGGCGTTATGCGATTCCTCGGCGCGATGGGCACATTCTGATTGGCAGTACGCTGGAGCATCAAGGCTTCGACAAGACGCCGACCGAATCTGCCCTGGAGAGCCTGAAGGCATCGGCGGTGGAGTTGATTCCTGCACTGGCGGATGCCGAGGTCGTGGGGCACTGGGCCGGGTTGCGACCGGGTTCGCCGGAAGGTATTCCCTACATCGGTCGGGTGCCAGGGTTCGAAGGGCTTTGGCTTAATTGCGGGCATTACCGTAATGGCTTGGTACTGGCGCCAGCGTCATGTCAGTTGTTTGCGGATGTGATGCTGGGGCGTGAGCCGATCATTGATCCGGCGCCGTATGCACCGGCTGGACGTATTTAA
- a CDS encoding sigma-54 dependent transcriptional regulator, whose translation MSPRQKVLIVDDEPDIRELLEITLGRMKLDTFSARNLGEAQTLLSRETFDLCLTDMRLPDGTGLELVQHIQQRHPNVPVAMITAYGSLETAINALKAGAFDFLTKPVDLTRLRELVSSALRLPAPGGTGVAIDRRLLGDSPPMRALRKHIDKLARSQAPVYISGESGSGKELVARLIHEQSPRASQPFIPVNCGAIPSELMESEFFGHRKGSFSGAIEDKPGLFQAAHGGTLFLDEVADLPLAMQVKLLRAIQEKAVRGVGEQQETVVDVRILCATHKDLDAEVAAERFRQDLYYRLNVIELKVPPLRERRDDIESLASHVLKRLAINTGQPAAKLHPQALDALKSYRFPGNVRELENVLERAHTLCENKQIEASDLRLAEGNCNPEGGVPDLTQIDNLEDYLENVERNLILQALEETRWNRTAAAQRLNLSFRSMRYRLKKLGLD comes from the coding sequence ATGAGCCCACGGCAAAAAGTCCTGATCGTCGACGACGAACCGGATATCCGCGAACTCCTGGAAATCACCCTGGGCCGGATGAAACTCGACACCTTCAGTGCCCGCAACCTCGGCGAAGCCCAGACCCTGCTCTCGCGAGAGACGTTCGACCTGTGCCTCACCGACATGCGCTTGCCGGACGGCACCGGCCTTGAACTGGTGCAACACATCCAGCAACGCCACCCAAACGTACCGGTGGCAATGATCACCGCTTATGGCAGCCTGGAAACGGCGATCAACGCCCTCAAGGCCGGCGCCTTCGACTTCCTGACCAAACCGGTGGACCTCACTCGCCTACGGGAACTGGTCAGCAGCGCGCTGCGTTTACCTGCGCCGGGCGGCACCGGCGTCGCCATCGATCGCCGGCTGCTGGGCGATTCACCGCCAATGCGCGCCTTGCGCAAACACATCGACAAACTGGCCCGCAGCCAAGCGCCGGTGTACATCAGCGGCGAATCCGGCAGCGGCAAGGAGTTGGTTGCGCGACTGATCCATGAGCAAAGCCCCCGCGCCAGCCAACCGTTTATCCCTGTCAATTGCGGGGCGATTCCGTCGGAATTGATGGAGAGCGAGTTTTTCGGGCATCGTAAAGGCAGCTTCAGCGGTGCCATCGAAGACAAACCTGGACTGTTCCAGGCTGCCCATGGCGGCACCCTGTTCCTCGACGAAGTGGCTGATTTGCCGCTGGCGATGCAGGTCAAGCTGCTACGGGCGATACAGGAAAAAGCCGTTCGCGGTGTCGGGGAACAGCAGGAAACCGTGGTCGATGTGCGTATTCTTTGCGCCACCCACAAAGACCTCGACGCCGAAGTCGCCGCCGAACGTTTTCGCCAGGATTTGTACTACCGGTTGAACGTGATCGAACTAAAGGTGCCGCCCTTGCGCGAACGCCGGGACGACATCGAATCCCTCGCCAGCCACGTGCTCAAACGCTTGGCCATCAACACTGGCCAACCCGCCGCAAAACTCCACCCCCAAGCCCTCGACGCGCTGAAAAGCTATCGCTTCCCCGGCAATGTGCGGGAACTGGAGAACGTGCTCGAACGGGCTCACACGTTGTGCGAAAACAAACAAATTGAAGCCAGCGACCTGCGACTGGCCGAAGGCAACTGCAACCCGGAAGGTGGTGTGCCGGACCTGACGCAGATCGACAACCTGGAAGACTACCTGGAAAACGTCGAACGCAACCTTATCCTCCAGGCCCTGGAAGAAACCCGCTGGAACCGCACGGCGGCGGCTCAACGGTTGAATCTATCATTCCGGTCGATGCGTTACAGGCTCAAGAAACTTGGATTGGATTGA
- a CDS encoding pilus assembly protein: MRGTERHAGLWRLVCGVLLGLYLSAPAYAFTPSDSPLLSAAAVAPNVMLLLDDSGSMNSIIYAAGFDPAVNRTPARRCDAFLGLCFGFSNITGDTVFLSSLPTSGCSNGYYAFYNNSLTPLCLKLPDPVGNENTRYSADYISYLVGLANGSNRDFTTGSIPNDYRMNVARKAATDLVTTNRGLRIGLATFNPANSNNAGNGGYIARSISDLADQANYSALITSINGLSAVANTPLAEAYYEVTRYMRGMAPFYNATPATYTSPIQYRCQKNYGVVITDGLPTYDRTFPTTDPLGGTRLPNWDGINNDGPGGDDEGDTLYLDDIAKFAFDIDMRTTGTDSASKSWDAADFPKQNMNTYTVGFATANQMLSDAATYGQGKYYQATDNAGLNSALSSALSDITSKAGSGGSGVTSGTTLASGSSYFQTSYDPKDWRGTIKSYGFTSAGTVNTASVLWTTDTAIVPGATAPTYQSWNTLTNAAVTLAYASFSPAQQTSLNQSLPTGITGSDLLEWSKGTNKAGLKVRSVLLGDIINSPLALASPTDKTASDLSGDTTYSTYLATKAASMNASLVVNANDGFVNVINTANGTRRYAFMPSSVLPSLRYIADPTYINGVSHKFLVDGQVGVFDAQLNSAWKTLALGGTGAGGRTFYALQLFDASAGNVTKALWEISAPATANTANVFNDLGYAYARPEVARLSDGRWAAFISNGYGSNSGVAALYVVDIRDGTLIKKIVVDGAETTNGLSSVKLRVNSQNVVQAAYGGDLKGRLWKFDLSATAPESWDLAFSRKPLFTTAGGITQPITAQPLLADNSLGGKEVFFGTGKFNETADKTNKDLQAFYAVWDAEGGSGQITTSSLQAQAVTGVLSGSSGQFITTSQNDVTYPAKKGWYLPLVYNNVLTGERVINQASLVAGRIVFTTASVDTTDPCASFGTGKLVELDAFSGKMLNYAVLDSNGDGLVDIKDSISSGVIFTGGIPTLNAIVNNASRKIVNDSSGGISSLVEKPGSGGSRRIMWRQIQ, translated from the coding sequence ATGCGAGGTACTGAACGGCACGCCGGGCTGTGGCGCCTGGTTTGCGGCGTGTTGCTGGGTTTATATCTCTCAGCGCCCGCGTATGCCTTCACACCGTCGGATTCACCGCTGTTGAGCGCTGCTGCCGTTGCGCCGAACGTGATGTTGTTGCTCGACGACTCGGGGAGCATGAACAGCATCATCTACGCGGCGGGGTTCGACCCGGCAGTGAACCGAACCCCGGCCCGGCGATGCGATGCGTTTCTGGGACTATGTTTTGGTTTTTCCAACATCACCGGTGACACGGTCTTCCTCTCCAGCTTGCCGACGTCCGGCTGCTCCAATGGTTACTACGCGTTTTACAACAACAGCCTCACGCCCCTGTGCCTCAAACTGCCCGATCCGGTAGGCAACGAAAATACTCGATATTCTGCGGATTACATTTCGTACCTGGTGGGGCTGGCCAACGGTAGCAACCGCGATTTCACCACGGGTTCAATCCCCAACGACTACCGGATGAACGTTGCGCGCAAGGCGGCCACCGATCTGGTGACCACTAACCGCGGGTTGCGTATTGGCCTGGCGACGTTCAACCCGGCCAACAGCAACAACGCTGGCAATGGTGGCTACATCGCCCGTTCCATTAGCGATCTGGCGGACCAGGCCAATTACAGCGCCCTGATTACCTCGATCAACGGCTTGAGTGCGGTCGCCAATACGCCGCTGGCGGAAGCCTATTACGAAGTGACCCGGTACATGCGCGGCATGGCGCCGTTCTACAACGCTACGCCCGCCACCTACACCAGCCCGATCCAGTACCGCTGCCAGAAAAACTATGGTGTGGTGATTACCGACGGCCTGCCCACCTATGACCGGACCTTCCCGACCACCGATCCCCTGGGTGGTACCCGACTTCCCAATTGGGACGGTATAAACAACGATGGCCCCGGCGGCGACGATGAGGGCGACACCCTTTATCTGGATGACATCGCCAAGTTCGCCTTCGACATCGACATGCGCACGACCGGCACCGATTCTGCGAGCAAAAGCTGGGACGCAGCGGATTTTCCAAAGCAGAACATGAACACCTACACCGTCGGTTTCGCCACTGCGAACCAGATGTTGTCGGACGCGGCGACTTACGGGCAGGGCAAGTATTACCAGGCGACCGACAATGCAGGCCTCAACAGTGCACTGTCGTCAGCGCTTAGCGATATTACGTCCAAGGCCGGCTCCGGCGGCAGTGGCGTCACCAGCGGGACCACTCTGGCCAGCGGTTCGAGTTACTTTCAGACCAGTTACGATCCCAAGGATTGGCGCGGCACGATCAAGTCCTACGGATTTACCTCCGCTGGAACGGTCAACACCGCCTCGGTGTTGTGGACAACCGATACCGCCATCGTGCCCGGTGCCACGGCGCCGACCTATCAATCCTGGAACACGCTGACCAATGCGGCCGTGACGCTGGCCTACGCCAGTTTTTCCCCTGCCCAGCAAACTTCCCTCAACCAGAGTTTGCCCACCGGCATCACCGGCAGCGATCTGCTGGAGTGGAGTAAGGGCACCAACAAGGCGGGTCTGAAAGTGCGCAGTGTGCTGCTTGGCGACATCATCAATTCGCCATTGGCCCTGGCATCGCCCACGGATAAAACCGCGTCCGATCTGTCAGGCGACACCACTTACAGCACCTATCTGGCAACCAAAGCGGCAAGCATGAACGCCAGCCTCGTGGTGAACGCCAACGACGGCTTTGTAAACGTCATCAACACGGCCAACGGCACACGGCGTTACGCTTTTATGCCATCCAGTGTGTTGCCGTCACTGCGCTACATCGCCGACCCGACTTACATAAACGGGGTGAGCCACAAGTTTCTGGTGGACGGCCAGGTGGGCGTGTTCGATGCCCAGCTCAACAGTGCCTGGAAAACCCTTGCGTTGGGCGGGACAGGGGCGGGAGGTCGGACCTTCTATGCGCTGCAACTGTTCGACGCATCGGCTGGTAACGTAACGAAGGCGTTGTGGGAGATCAGCGCACCGGCCACAGCAAATACGGCGAACGTTTTCAATGATCTGGGTTATGCCTACGCACGACCGGAAGTGGCACGCTTGTCCGACGGTCGATGGGCGGCATTCATCTCCAACGGTTATGGCAGCAACTCCGGGGTGGCAGCGTTGTACGTGGTCGACATTCGCGACGGCACGCTGATCAAGAAAATCGTGGTGGACGGCGCGGAGACGACCAACGGCCTGTCGTCGGTAAAACTTCGGGTCAACTCGCAGAATGTGGTACAGGCCGCTTATGGCGGCGATTTGAAGGGGAGGCTGTGGAAGTTTGATTTGAGCGCCACCGCCCCGGAGTCCTGGGATCTGGCGTTTTCCCGAAAACCGCTGTTCACCACCGCCGGTGGCATCACCCAGCCGATTACCGCGCAACCATTGCTCGCGGATAATTCGTTGGGAGGGAAGGAAGTGTTTTTCGGCACCGGTAAATTCAACGAGACGGCCGACAAGACCAACAAAGACCTTCAGGCGTTCTATGCCGTGTGGGATGCGGAAGGTGGCTCCGGGCAAATCACAACGTCCAGTTTGCAGGCGCAGGCGGTGACCGGAGTGCTCTCCGGTAGCAGTGGGCAATTCATCACCACCAGCCAGAACGACGTGACCTATCCGGCGAAAAAAGGCTGGTACCTGCCGCTGGTGTACAACAACGTGCTAACCGGTGAGCGGGTGATCAATCAGGCCAGTCTGGTGGCCGGCCGGATCGTATTCACCACGGCCAGCGTGGACACCACCGACCCGTGCGCCAGTTTCGGTACCGGCAAACTGGTCGAACTGGATGCATTCAGCGGTAAGATGCTCAATTACGCGGTGCTCGACAGCAATGGCGACGGGCTGGTCGACATCAAGGATTCGATTTCCAGCGGGGTGATTTTCACCGGTGGTATTCCGACGCTGAACGCGATCGTCAACAATGCGTCCCGCAAGATTGTGAACGACTCCAGCGGTGGCATCAGCTCCCTGGTGGAAAAGCCCGGCAGCGGCGGCAGCCGTCGCATCATGTGGCGACAAATACAGTAA
- a CDS encoding PAS domain-containing sensor histidine kinase, translating into MIAETSSPGSKQAQRLLRLYHLYRLSIGITLVLLISSNMDNQLLTFSNDDLLRSGSWFYLVLNILLVVFLGNTRRPAQLFSLALTDVLLLCGLFYAAGGVASAIGNLLIVSVAISNTLLRGRIGLLIAAVGALGIVGLSFLLSFSHPATPNDYLQVSTLGALCFAAALLVQGLIRRLEVSETLAEQRASEVVGLEALNALILQRMRTGILVLDDKRRVQLANHSALNLLGRENLAGQLIDDYLPSLVERLQLWLNNPTLRPQSLKVASSGLELQPSFIALDQSPHHQTLVFLEDLAQIAQQAQQLKLAALGRLTAGIAHEIRNPLGAVSHAAQLLQESEELNRADRRLTQIIQDHSQRMNRVIENVLQLSRRQQTVAQRLDLKPWLEQFVNETREGATEHQQIHLRIGSGDFKTLMDPDQLTQILDNLLRNAWRHSALNHDLAQVWLELFVDPDSQLPVLEILDDGPGVAPEHHVHLFEPFFTTSPQGTGLGLYLSRELCESNQARLDFKSRQGGGCFRITFAHGRKQS; encoded by the coding sequence GTGATCGCTGAGACCTCCAGTCCCGGCAGCAAACAGGCCCAGCGACTGCTGCGCCTCTATCACCTTTACCGCTTGAGCATCGGCATCACCCTGGTGCTGTTGATCTCCAGCAACATGGACAACCAGCTGCTGACGTTCAGCAATGACGACCTGCTGCGCAGTGGCAGCTGGTTTTACCTGGTGCTGAATATCCTGCTGGTGGTATTCCTCGGGAACACCCGGCGCCCGGCGCAACTGTTCAGCCTGGCGCTGACCGACGTCCTGCTGCTGTGCGGTCTGTTCTACGCCGCCGGCGGTGTGGCCAGCGCCATCGGCAACTTGCTGATCGTATCGGTAGCCATCAGTAACACCTTGTTGCGAGGGCGCATCGGCCTGCTGATTGCCGCGGTTGGCGCGCTCGGCATCGTCGGGCTGAGCTTCCTCCTGAGTTTCAGCCATCCCGCCACCCCCAACGATTACCTGCAAGTCAGCACGCTCGGCGCCTTGTGTTTTGCTGCGGCATTGCTGGTGCAAGGGCTGATCCGACGCCTGGAAGTCAGCGAAACCCTCGCCGAACAACGGGCCAGCGAAGTCGTCGGCCTCGAAGCCCTCAACGCACTGATCCTGCAACGCATGCGTACCGGCATCCTGGTACTCGACGACAAGCGGCGGGTTCAACTGGCCAACCACAGCGCCTTGAACCTGTTAGGCAGGGAAAATCTTGCAGGCCAACTGATCGACGACTACTTACCCAGCCTGGTCGAACGCCTGCAACTGTGGCTCAACAATCCGACGCTGCGCCCCCAGAGCCTGAAAGTCGCCAGTAGTGGTCTGGAGCTGCAACCGAGCTTCATTGCCCTGGACCAAAGTCCACACCACCAGACCCTGGTCTTTCTCGAAGACCTCGCGCAAATCGCTCAACAAGCCCAGCAATTGAAGCTCGCTGCCCTCGGTCGCCTGACCGCCGGTATCGCCCATGAAATCCGCAATCCACTAGGCGCCGTTAGTCATGCCGCGCAGCTATTGCAAGAATCAGAGGAACTGAACCGCGCGGATCGACGTCTGACACAGATTATTCAAGACCACTCTCAGCGAATGAATCGGGTAATCGAAAACGTCCTGCAACTGTCCCGCCGCCAGCAAACCGTAGCGCAACGGCTTGATCTGAAGCCGTGGCTGGAACAGTTCGTCAACGAAACCCGCGAGGGGGCGACCGAGCATCAGCAGATTCATCTGCGCATCGGCTCAGGAGACTTCAAAACCCTGATGGACCCAGACCAACTGACCCAGATTCTCGACAATTTGTTGCGCAACGCCTGGCGCCATAGCGCCTTGAATCACGACCTCGCGCAGGTCTGGCTCGAGTTGTTTGTTGACCCGGACAGCCAGCTGCCGGTCCTCGAGATCCTGGACGATGGCCCCGGCGTGGCACCGGAGCATCACGTGCACTTGTTCGAACCGTTCTTCACCACCAGCCCCCAAGGCACCGGCCTGGGGCTTTATCTGTCCCGTGAGCTGTGCGAAAGCAACCAGGCCCGCCTAGACTTCAAATCACGCCAAGGCGGCGGCTGCTTTCGCATCACTTTTGCTCACGGACGGAAACAAAGTTGA
- a CDS encoding outer membrane protein assembly factor BamD produces the protein MQVKHLLLIAILALTAACSSKEVVDENLSEVELYQQAQHDLDNNSYTAATAKLKALESRYPFGRYADQAQLELIYANYKNTEPEAAKSAAERFIRLHPQHPNVDYAYYLKGLTSFDQDVGLLSRFLPLDMTKRDPGAARDSYNEFAQLTSRFPNSRYSPDAKQRMIYLRNLLAAYEIHVANYYLTRQAYVAAANRGRYVVENFQETPSVGDGLAVMTEAYQRLHLDELANTSLETLKLNYPKHPSLVDGQFVPSVAEADNRSWLSKATLGLIESRPPLPPGETRANQDVQKQFQDAKDAIPNDLKPKDENGDVIEEEQHESEANNSDRSWFSYMTFGVFD, from the coding sequence ATGCAAGTGAAACACCTGCTGCTGATCGCCATCCTCGCATTGACCGCTGCTTGCTCATCGAAGGAAGTCGTAGACGAAAACCTGAGCGAAGTCGAGCTGTACCAGCAGGCTCAGCACGATCTGGACAACAATAGCTACACCGCCGCCACAGCCAAGCTGAAGGCGCTGGAGTCGCGTTATCCGTTCGGTCGCTACGCCGATCAGGCTCAACTCGAGCTCATCTACGCCAACTACAAGAACACCGAGCCTGAAGCTGCGAAGTCCGCCGCCGAACGCTTCATTCGCCTGCACCCGCAGCACCCGAACGTGGATTACGCGTATTACCTCAAGGGTCTGACTTCTTTCGACCAGGACGTCGGCTTGTTGTCGCGCTTCCTGCCGTTGGACATGACCAAGCGTGACCCGGGCGCCGCTCGCGACTCCTACAACGAGTTCGCCCAGCTGACCAGCCGCTTCCCCAACAGCCGCTACTCGCCGGACGCCAAGCAGCGCATGATCTACCTGCGCAACCTGCTGGCGGCCTACGAGATTCACGTTGCCAACTACTACCTGACGCGTCAGGCCTATGTCGCCGCCGCGAACCGTGGTCGCTACGTGGTGGAAAACTTCCAGGAAACCCCTTCGGTCGGTGACGGCCTGGCGGTGATGACAGAGGCCTACCAGCGTCTGCACCTGGACGAACTCGCCAACACCAGCCTCGAAACACTGAAACTCAACTACCCGAAACACCCAAGCCTGGTGGACGGTCAGTTCGTGCCATCGGTGGCCGAAGCCGACAACCGGTCGTGGTTGAGCAAGGCGACCCTGGGCTTGATCGAATCCCGTCCACCGCTGCCGCCGGGCGAAACCCGCGCCAACCAGGACGTGCAGAAGCAATTCCAGGACGCCAAGGACGCGATTCCGAACGATCTCAAGCCTAAAGATGAAAATGGCGACGTGATCGAAGAAGAGCAACACGAGTCCGAAGCCAATAACAGCGACCGCTCGTGGTTCAGCTACATGACCTTCGGCGTGTTTGACTGA
- the rluD gene encoding 23S rRNA pseudouridine(1911/1915/1917) synthase RluD, giving the protein MSDKIELRAEVPSELGGQRLDQVAAQLFAEHSRSRLSAWIKDGRLTVDGAVIRPRDIVHGGAILELTAEQEAQGEWIAQDIELDIVYEDDDILVINKPAGLVVHPAAGHADGTLLNALLHHVPDIINVPRAGIVHRLDKDTTGLMVVAKTIQAQTQLVTQLQSRSVSRIYECIVIGVVTAGGKINAPIGRHGQQRQRMAVMEGGKQAVSHYRVLERFRSHTHVRVKLETGRTHQIRVHMAHINFPLVGDPAYGGRFRIPPAASVTMIESLKAFPRQALHARFLELDHPTTGKRMSWESPLPDDFVWLLTLLKQDREAFIG; this is encoded by the coding sequence ATGTCCGATAAAATTGAACTTCGCGCAGAGGTGCCGTCCGAATTGGGCGGCCAACGCCTCGATCAAGTCGCCGCACAATTATTCGCTGAGCACTCGCGCTCGCGCCTTTCCGCCTGGATCAAAGACGGCCGCCTGACTGTGGATGGGGCGGTTATCCGCCCGCGAGACATCGTTCATGGTGGTGCCATTCTTGAACTCACTGCCGAGCAGGAAGCTCAGGGCGAATGGATCGCTCAAGACATCGAGCTGGACATCGTCTATGAAGATGACGACATCCTGGTGATCAACAAACCCGCGGGTCTGGTGGTGCATCCTGCCGCCGGTCACGCTGATGGCACCTTGCTCAACGCCTTGCTGCACCACGTGCCGGACATCATCAATGTACCCCGCGCCGGTATCGTGCATCGTCTGGACAAGGACACCACCGGTCTGATGGTGGTGGCCAAGACCATTCAGGCGCAAACACAGCTTGTCACGCAATTGCAGAGCCGCAGCGTAAGCCGGATCTACGAGTGCATCGTGATCGGTGTGGTGACGGCCGGCGGCAAGATCAACGCGCCGATCGGTCGTCATGGTCAGCAACGCCAGCGCATGGCCGTGATGGAAGGTGGCAAGCAAGCCGTCAGTCATTACCGCGTGCTCGAGCGTTTCCGTTCCCACACTCACGTGCGGGTGAAGCTGGAAACCGGTCGTACGCACCAGATTCGTGTGCATATGGCTCACATCAACTTCCCGTTGGTCGGAGATCCTGCCTACGGCGGTCGTTTCCGCATTCCGCCGGCAGCCAGTGTGACCATGATCGAATCGTTGAAGGCGTTCCCGCGTCAGGCGCTGCATGCGCGGTTCCTGGAGCTGGATCACCCGACCACCGGTAAACGCATGAGCTGGGAATCGCCACTGCCGGACGATTTCGTCTGGTTGCTGACGCTGCTCAAGCAAGATCGTGAGGCGTTCATCGGATGA